A single genomic interval of Spinacia oleracea cultivar Varoflay chromosome 6, BTI_SOV_V1, whole genome shotgun sequence harbors:
- the LOC130463231 gene encoding uncharacterized protein — protein sequence MKEEDHIKDLAETFANLRKYKMKLNPKKCVFGVRAGKFLEFMVSERGIDVNPDKVQAALDLPEPKTKRDVQRLTDAETRYPLIEKVAYAVVVAARKLRPYFDSHQVVVLTDQPLEKVLDKIERSGRLAAWAFELSAFGIKYQPRTAIKAQALANFLAECSYQEMLDDTKRTWEVYTDGSSTVNGLGAGVVLIPPVGKNIEYVLKFAIAYKEKGELPEDKLQARKLKRFNQRFIIDANGELMRRSFSAPLLKCVGPTNADYILREIHLGICGNHIGGRALAHKALRAGFWWPTMVSEAKALTRKCEKCQKFAPAIHQPAQALQSTLYPLPFSQWGLDIIGPFPSAVNQK from the exons ATGAAAGAGGAGGATCACATCAAAGATTTGGCCGAAACTTTTGCCAACCTGAGGAAGTAcaaaatgaagctgaacccgaAGAAGTGTGTCTTCGGGGTTAGAGCAGGAAAGTTCCTCgaattcatggtgagcgaaaggggAATTGATGTAAACCCGGATAAGGTCCAGGCTGCATTAGACCTACCCGAGCCAAAGACAAAGAGAGACGTGCAAAGGCTAacag ATGCTGAGACTCGGTACCCACTTATTGAAAAAGTAGCATACGCAGTGGTGGTGGCAGCCCGGAAGCTTAGACCCTACTTTGATTCTCATCAAGTAgtggtgctaactgaccaaccactGGAAAAAGTGctagacaaaatagagaggtcgggaagattggctgcatGGGCCTTCGAGTTATCTGCGTTTGGCATCAAGTATCAGCCGAGGACCGCCATCAAAGCACAAGCACTCGCTaacttcttggccgaatgctcatatcAGGAAATGTTGGATGACACCAAGAGAACATGGGAAGTATACACTGACGGCTCTTCCACAGTGAACGGCTTGGGAGCCGGAGTGGTGTTGATACCCCCAGTAGGGAAAAACATCGAATATGTCCTGAAGTTCg ccATTGCATACAAGGAGAAAGGAGAACTTCCCGAggacaagctgcaagcaagaAAGTTGAAGAGATTCAACCAAAGGTTCATCATTGACGCCAatggagagctcatgaggaggTCATTCTCAGCCCCACTGCTGAAGTGTGTCGGCCCAACTAACGCCGattacatcctaagggaaatccacctcggcataTGTGGAAATCACATCGGAGGCCGGGCATTGGCACACAAGGCACTAAGGGCCGGGTtctggtggcccaccatggtttcTGAAGCAAAAGCACTGACAAGAAAGTGCGAGAAATGCCAGAAGTTCGCACCAGCAATCCACCAGCCAGCTCAGGCCTTACAGTCAACACTCTACCCCTTACCATTTTCACAATGGGGGTTGGACATCATCGGTCCATTCCCATCGGCTGTGAACCAAAAgtag
- the LOC130463232 gene encoding uncharacterized protein encodes MARFMKESINIPNLQPDVAIFALKHALREGKFRDKLSMKNPSKIADVLQMADAFIRTEEFNKAAARLRNPSDTRDTKMNQSKPEGNSRKGKEKDDEKWKLSDKLRSNPLRRNKNKWCEFHDDFDHTTEECNSLKDNIEDLIRQGYLKQYLLDRRTEREEKEKAMSGKLQEQAQRRVHETEGQKKKPILVVFGGQRSGHASKQHLRALSHRVNFSTIGENQPTPPNIAFTADDCLGTQYKHDDPLVIEMDLNNHNVHRVLVDGGSAVNIIFRNCFEQLILEEG; translated from the exons ATGGCCAGGTTCATGAAAGAATCCATCAACATCCCCAATCTGCAGCCAGATGTAGCAATCTTCGCCCTGAAGCACGCGCTTCGGGAGGGGAAATTCCGAGATAAACTGtcaatgaaaaacccctccaagaTAGCTGACGTACTtcaaatggctgatgcgttcatcagaacggaAGAATTCAACAAGGCAGCAGCAAGGCTGAGGAACCCCTCGGATACGAGGGATACCAAAATGAATCAGAGTAAGCCCGAGGGCaactcaagaaaggggaaagagaag gatgatgaaaagtggaagctGTCAGACAAGCTCAGATCAAACCCCCTCCgtaggaacaagaacaagtggtgtgaGTTCCACGATGACTTTGACCATACCACCGAGGAATGCAACTCGCTAAAGGACAACATCGAGGACCTCATCCGGCAAGGCTATCTAAAGCAATACTTGCTCGACCGAAGAACGGAGagggaagaaaaagagaaagcgaTGTCTGGAAAGCTACAAGAGCAAGCCCAGAGAAGAGTCCATGAGACCGAAGGGCAAAAGAAAAAACCGATTCTCGTGGTGTTCGGAGGCCAAAGATCCGGCCACGCCAGCAAGCAACACTTGAGGGCTCTCTCCCACCGAGTAAACTTTAGCACTATAGGGGAGAACCAGCCTACACCCCCGAACATAGCTTTTACTGCTGACGACTGCCTCGGAACCCAGTACAAGCACGACGACCCGTTGGTAATTgaaatggatctcaacaaccacaacgtTCACAGGGTATTGGTCGATGGAGGGAGcgccgtcaacatcatcttcagaaactgcttcgagcagctcaTCCTTGAAGAAGGATAA
- the LOC110800842 gene encoding uncharacterized protein — MLVVNNAFRKIVSMGETMESFMENQTFDDRILRKLAYSHRAGCVGCTMAIMKNVLSVSDLLDHDPKGGDAQKKHRCSKGFFYDAFYGEMSLNEDHFKRIEAPTAKGRTQEILP, encoded by the exons ATGCTCGTCGTGAACAATGCCTTTCGCAAG ATTGTTTCTATGGGTGAGACAATGGAATCGTTCATGGAGAATCAGACTTTTGATGATAGGATTTTGAGGAAATTGGCATACTCACAT AGAGCAGGTTGCGTAGGTTGTACTATGGCTATCATGAAGAATGTTTTAAG TGTATCGGATCTCCTTGATCATGATCCTAAGGGCGGAGATGCTCAGAAGAAACATAGGTGTTCAAAG GGATTCTTTTATGATGCATTTTATGGAGAAATGAGCTTGAATGAGGATCACTTCAAACGGATAGAAGCACCGACAGCAAAAGGAAGAACTCAAGAAATCTTACCATGA